GAAAGTGCggttaatttgtaaaaaaaaaaaacgttttgaTTTTCGAGAAAAAGTATGTTGATATTCGTGAAAATGTATTGGTGTCTGTTAGATGTGAATTGGAATCCGAACTTGTTTGGCGTGagcctcaaatttttttttaaaattgaaaatgcaTTCTTTAATATTTGAGTTAAAGATTCCGATTTGGTAAAGATACTAACTCATACTCCAACtgtcccattttctttgtcattttttggtatttgtgtcagttttcaaacacttatatctttcaatatgaatctcaaaaaatatgcaatatgaattttgtttgatagttctcaattaattctataatacaaagttttcaaaactaTGAAAAACATATAGATTGTGACATAAATGTTTAAAGAACGACATGAATAAcgaaaaagacaaacaaaatggaacGGATGGAATATTATTGTACCTAATGCTTATGAACCCCCATGGTGCTATAACACTTCACATGCGTATCTTGTTCCTTCCGTAAAAGAATTttatagggaaaatgacggcccatgacgtgttttgagaattaatacccgctaaatACATGCTGATAACATTTGTTtatactgaaaatgtctttgacaggtattaattatcaaaatacgtcgttggccgtcattttcccaattttaTACTACCTCTATCATGTACTATATTAGGTTGTTTGATGTGGCAACTTATAACTTTACTTCATGTCGAAAGTTCTGTCCTTAACgttcacttttattttttataaacataAACGGCTTGAAAATTTTGAGATCCTATTTTCCGGAACGCATCATTTTGCTATTGCTTTATTCACAATTTGTGTAATTATTATTCACTCTAATTTCTGACTGGACTGCCTCGTtcctctaaaaaaataaatactaatttttcaaataagtacttactttttaaaattaaatgtgatgtattgttaGAGAATGTCCCGTCCCgtaagataaaaaataaatatttaaaaaataaaaacgttAGCGAAACAAACCAGACGTACGTACTCGCCTTTTTTAAGCGCGTGGATTTTTTTGGGTGGGACGGCGCGTGATGCTAAACTGTTAACGATTTTGAATTGTCAACACCACGTGTCCCTCGTAGTGGCATATTTCTttcggacccggggaccctgccgagcggcacccctgccgagcgggtgccgagcggccaatccggccgttcatctcggaatcaacggcccgaatcgaaacatctttttccttttctttttctttttttttaaatccgttcggtacctttacatccgggccatccaaaacacttttggacggccgagatgcgctcggcaccgctgccaagcacctctgcttggcagcatctcccaatccatttctttctttgtttccgTACTTGGGAATATTAAAGTGGCATATTTCAACTTGGTGGGTCAAGACTCTTTTCCCATGGGCTCCCCTTTCACTGTCCCCATCCGTACACTTCCCTTCACTGTCCCCATCCCTCACGCCAGTCCGCATTCTACACAACTCACCTTCTCGTTGGCTAACCAAGTGGgcaccaaaacccaaaaaaaatcatgacttcaaccaccacaaaacaaaattatgagTGGACCCACCTTGAAATTATAGTAATGGAGTGATTATTCAATGTCATCGGTTGCCGCCGCGTGGTGCATTAAAtccagatttttaaaaaaaaataaaaattaagccTTTCGATATCGTTACATATTGATATATTGACGGGAGGGGAAATCGCATGAGTATTGATTGGTTCTTGTCACGTGCTATTCGCTCCGttctaatttgtttgttcattttttgatctttaagtgttttaaaatatttgtccaatatAGGTTTGACTTGTCAAAATTTTCTTAAtgccatttttctttcaaaaaataatggatTGGTTGAGAGTTGAGTTTTGGAGGATCTACACTCCCATTCAATGCTAGGAAATTGAGGGGCATTCttgcaaaatcaaaacttttaaaGAGCAATTATTATGTTctcttaaaaagttaaaatttcaaaaatgggcaaacaaatcgggacggaagGAATAGTCTGTTAGTAATTTACAGAACGATTCACAGCCGATAGTTTGATCGTGATTTCGGCACTTAAAAACTCACAACCGTAGCAATCAATTCTCGTTATTCATCTTTTGATACTCTCAATACCGTACACACTACATAATAAATGAGTTATAGTGACAATATAGTTGTCACTAAATTATGTCACTATAGGTAAAAAATTGTCACTAAATACTTTTGGCTACACATTTTTAGTGACAACtcagtaataatttttttgtcactcattcTTTTATAGTGATACCTCAACCGATACCGTCAGTGTCCCGATACACTATTATTTAAAATCTTGCTCCGAAGGCCTTTTCCCACCGTATTCATGTGATGGGGTTTATAGACTTTGTCTCGGGCCCGTCACAAAATGCGGTGGGAAAGTAGCCAAAGCAACAACACGTAACGGTGTGCGTCAAGAGGCATTGATTATATTTTAATAGTGATAGTCCATAGCCAATCGCTATGCAATTTTGcacaaaattttccctagcCAATCCCACTCCAGTCTTTCCTTCAGGCAGTGCCCTATCAAGTGTCACCGCATCCACCGTTCATTACCCTATAAATATTATCTCCTGATCTACTAGTAAATTCAtttttacagagagagagagagagagagagagagagatgggcggTAATAAGGGAAAGGGAAAATATAGCACGGCGAGATCAGGCGGCGGTGTGCTCGACAAGTCAACTATCGACCGTATTATGCTCAGATTCCGGCCAATTGCACCGAAACCCGCCGGAAACGGATCTTCTTCCGGCGAAGCGACGCCGGAGTGCGACAACAACAAGAACATCCTTACCAATAAAAGAACGAAAAGAAAGTACGTTAGGGTTAGAAAGCACAACAAGCCacggaaaaagaagaaaacgccGTCGCCCGAGGGCGGAGAGACCGAAAACGCTCAGCACAAGAGCTTTGAGACGCTTCAGCTGTTGCCGGAGAGATCCGACGGCGAGGCATTACTACAGTGGAGCAATGTCATCGAGTCACGGGTGACGGTGGAGTGCGTGACGGACACGTGCGCGGCGGACGGAGACGGGCTGGGGTCGACGGACGAGGATAGGTTGAGGAATCTGGAGGCGGACGCGTGTCCGGGGTTCGTGTCGGATGGTTCCCACGCGGTGCGGTGGGTGAACGAAGCTTACAAGAAGATGGTGACGAGTGCTGAAGAAAATGATGGCATTCATGGGTTCTGGAAGAAGGAATTTAGGGTTTGTTTAGTAATGAAAGTGAAGTATCCGTGCAAGTGTTTGCACCCTGCGTTCGGGTGTAGGGTGAGGGTGGACTACACGTGGCGCGATCGGAAGCTGTCGCGGACCGTGCCGGGCGACGTGTGGAGGATGGAGTGTGGTTGGTTTGCATGGCGGCTGGACGTGAAGTCTGCGTTGAGTTTGGGCATTTGATGGATAGTAATATGAGGTACTACTATTTTGTTTTATAATTCAAACGTTTCGTCAGCTCGCGCGCCACCTCGAGACcgatcttttgttttttagtggGGTTCTAACTAAAATTGGAGCAAAACCATATAAGAAATGGCTCCAAAGACGTTGATGGCACTTGATGTAATATCAGGTACTATTGCTCCTTgtcgaattttttttcaaacgatgCGAGGTCAATGTAAATTATCGTAAGAGGTCGATGTTGTTGTATCAGCTTGAACTCGCAATTTCGTTTCGGAAAACCCACTTGAAGAAAATGTTGCGACTTGTGTGATTGGTCTAAAACTGAAGATCTTTGTCGAATATACCATATAATGATCCCCTGAATTAACCCAAGTACATGAAACTAAATAAATACAGCGTGCAACACACTGGCTACTCTACCCTTTGAATATGGTGGTCATTTGAACATTCTATCCAAAAACATTATGAACGCTCACTTTTTTTTACATATAGAAGGGAAAAGGGAGAAAGTTTTAGAGaagaaaccaaaattcaattggTCCACTGCACAGATAGCCCCCTCTCTCATTttatacatgtttttttttttaaaccagatatgcaatttttttgagcttttattcatattttgtgaattaAATGAATAAAGAGAAACTAGCttaggtattttttgttttcatccATCTAACCTATTGAAGTTTCAACTGACAATtttcaaagtacaaaaaaaaaaaaaaaagtcgaatGCAATTGAATCCTATGTGTTTGTATTTTTGGTGAAAATGTCAATGTCAAGACATTATGAAAATTGTCTAATAGGATTTCTAGTTAAGTTCTTTAATAACCACCCACTAGGAAAATCCAAGAGCAGCCATTGGTTTAACATGGACACTACCTTTTAAGATTTTTGGACATCTTTGAGCCAAAATTAAGTGGGACCCAACACCTATTGAGGTGGCGTCCGGGTGGATTTGTATACTCCTAAGTAAAACTGACTAATTAAGATTCGAATGACAAATTGACTCTCAAAGCTAGTGCGCGCCGCCACCAGACCCACAAGCCGACAGGGGCCATAGTTCGGTTTGGAATGTACTTGAGCTTGGGCTATTTGAACTTTAGCTTCTTCATCCGCTACTTTTGTGGACGATTGAGCATTTGGTTAGCATTTATAATGCAATTACAACTTGCAATTGGTTGAGCTTCCCATATTGATATTATTTCCCGACCAATAAATTGTCCCACACCAACGACGCATCAATTTGCTTTAAGATATATATGCTGCTTACACGAAAATTGTTCCATTTGATTTTCGTCGGTTATTGTTATAAAGATCGATCGAGCGATTCATCTAAACTCTCTTATTGCAGGGAATTAAAAGAGATCTCTTTCATAATTTACCCCCAAGTATGAGTTCTCTAGCTATTAGGAGAAGCTGTACAGCTATGATCTTTTTACAGCTAGGAAACTACTATTTAGTTCTTCAAAATTTACGGTCTCAATGGAAGAATTAAAGGGTTAATTACAAAACATGACTTCAAGCAAGGCAGATTGGAATAGACTGTCCCCTAAGGTACAGCATGCTCCCCGGCCGGGCGATGAATGCCGGCCAATCCAATTTAATGCACCTGTCATGATGTGCTGAAGTACTAGTGTAGGTGATCATCTCCGTACATGCATGTCAAAAAGGATTTAAAAGAGGGTACTGGAAAACTGGGAAGAAGCAAGGATATATATAATCACTCATTGGTACTTGTCTTTTTTGAGGAAGGATTCTCGCATGTTTCTCGTCACATAATTCATGTGATGCAAAATGAGATTCATCACAGTCCTGTTTATTTAACTATTATTCGAGTCGATCGTTCATTCGGGTGGTCGAGGTGTATTTTGTCATCCATGCAAAACGAAGTGAATTAGACATCGATCggtatgttttttcttttcttttgctaagcaaaaaggGTAAGAAGCGACAACCAGCATAGCGACCCCTCTTGATCCTTAACCATAAAGTGGTCTTGCGAGCTAGCCGCTAAATTGAAGGGAACAGCCCGTGGCCGCATGCCCCACTAGGGCTCAAGCTACACTGCCTGCACAAAGGTTCATTCTCACACAACATTTGGTTCACCAGAACGACCATAGCAAGTGGGTTCAAACTCGAGACCGCGTGGAAAGGAAGGGAGTTTCGCCTCGAAACCTTTGCCAACTGGATATTTAATCAGCACGTTTGTCACTCAAAAAATGGAGGGTTTGTTTCCGTTGACCATTCATTTCACTCCTGCTAAACATGATTCAATCAAGTCTTGAGCGTTGTTCGAGTAATCTAATCTTCTGTTATAATGTaaaacaattcaaaataaaatgcGAGATTTGGATTCTCAAATGAGACAGTTGTAAATTTAATTTTGTATCACATGAAGgatattctcttcttttttttcaacggaagaagcaaattcattaatcaagccATATGGCATCTACAGATAACTCTGAATACAGAATAGGGCGTACGGCAAGTAAAAATTTCCACTCGAATATAGAGAAACAGAGACACAATATAAGAAAAGACTAAAAAACGAAATTAGTGTCTAGCGCCTATACAAGAGCCAAATGCTCACTTCTTCACACCGTCAACATGGCCAGCTAACGTGGAGCTAGTACCCAGATACCACCATCTTGGGATGGCGGAGCTCCGAATCAAAGATAACATTAAACATGTGGAAATCAGTTACCCGATTTGGGAAAGCCAGATCGAAACAAAACCACCCGAGAAGACCCACCGGGACAAAAACCGGACCAAACATCCAGACAAAAATCGGCCTCAACATCCGAACATAAACCAAACAAGAGTccagacaaaacaaaaacgaaacacaaaaccaaaatcctaaCCTGCCGAAACACTCAAAACAGTCACCGCAGTACCGTCGTGCCACAATCACCGCACCAACCATAGGAATCACGATAGTCCCTATTGCCGCCATGCCCAGTCCCAACACACTATATCCACTCATAGCATCGCCACCAACAACCAAGCAAAATCGCACCATCCACCACCCGAAACGGCCAAAGCGCCGCTGGGCAAGAGACCGGCTACCTCGAACAAGGTAGAACGACTACCTCGAACAAGGTAGAACGACTATCCACAATGGGATCCAGAAAGCCGGCGGAATGGGATACACCCAACAGAGTATCCGGCGGGATCTTACAGGAGAGGGGAGGGGGTGGAAATGAGGAAGGAGGAGGGAAGGGGAAGAAGGAGGGGGGAACAACAGTCCACGAAGGAGAGGAGCATCGGCAAGGAATTaaaggagagaagaaaaaagaagagagagagagaggcgcccGGGAAAGAGGCGGCGCCTCCCTCTAAGCAAACAACGACGGTTAGGATTTTTCAGgtaaaaatttagagagaaaaaaaagagaaaagggacAGCCCCACATGACGGATATTCAGATAAGGAAATCTTCACATCAGAAGATTTTAATTCACCTTTTCTAGGGACATGTgatttcacatctctctctctccaatatgAAAATTACCCcactaaaaaaggaaaaaatt
This DNA window, taken from Rhododendron vialii isolate Sample 1 chromosome 8a, ASM3025357v1, encodes the following:
- the LOC131336342 gene encoding uncharacterized protein LOC131336342, whose translation is MGGNKGKGKYSTARSGGGVLDKSTIDRIMLRFRPIAPKPAGNGSSSGEATPECDNNKNILTNKRTKRKYVRVRKHNKPRKKKKTPSPEGGETENAQHKSFETLQLLPERSDGEALLQWSNVIESRVTVECVTDTCAADGDGLGSTDEDRLRNLEADACPGFVSDGSHAVRWVNEAYKKMVTSAEENDGIHGFWKKEFRVCLVMKVKYPCKCLHPAFGCRVRVDYTWRDRKLSRTVPGDVWRMECGWFAWRLDVKSALSLGI